accACATTAAAATTCGATGAATTTGGTAAATACCGCTTTTGTACTAAATTACCGAATACCCGATTTCAAATTACCAAAtcgaatttgaaatcgggtacGAATTCGGTACGTACcgaatttgctcacccctaatcaaaatgaacaagtAAATGGTACTTAACAATCAAACCCATAGATTGTGCCCTATCAAATGCATTAATTCATACCCATTAGCCTTAAAAAGCAATAATAATGGGTGTAATTGCAGCTGAAACTCATTCTTGAAGCTCAAACCCACTTACTAAATATAAAATATACCCTCAGCTTACAAAGAATGTAATCTATTCTaagttaaagaagaaaaattaactGATGATTCCATAACTTGATataaataaatcacataattccTCTGAGGCTCATTGTCCATTTGCTCAGATGCAAGATGAAATACTATGGAAAGCTTTTACTAGTTGTCTAATTCCTTATCAAAATTCAGTAGTTTGATTCAAATTACAGTGGTTCTTTCCTCCTGGAAATTTATCACTTTCAAGGGTCCTTCGATCCACTATTATATAAAGATAAATGCCACTTAACTAACCTAAATTATCTGCTTATTATAAAGTGGACATATTTTCATGTGTCGGTAATACAACCTAATTACTAATAAGCAAATAATGACAAAACCCACATATCTAACTTCGTATCCTATTACAACTTATATTAATTAACTTTCTGAAGGTCAAAATATAAGTTCACTATTTTACCTATCAGTACCCGTACAGCGACTTTCAATCTTCAAGAGACAATAACACACATCAGTAATGCCTAAGTGTGGGGATGGATACAGGgactatgattttttttttggggggtggggggggaggggggaagaGGTGGGAAACACTTGCAGGAGATGTATATTTGTATTTTTGAGGGCCAATTCTTTCACAACTTTTAGGAGGGAGGTGTAATTTTATGAGGATATAAATGAAAGTTCCAAACTTCTGGAACGAATATGATAGAAATCATAAATTCAGCAGAGAGGAGATCTGTCTGGTTAGGTTTttatcatttcaaccacaaagcATGCTTCCTCTATTGGAGGAATGACGCAAATACCCAGGAGGGTCATAATATGCATGTTGCGGGTGTCTCATGCACCAGATTTCCCTTCATTCATATGCATTAAAGTTACTTTTCTTGGTCAGGCCCTGCATATCCTGAAAGTTTATCTTCTCAACTCCAGCAGATTAAACATTCATTctaaatgaataatttaaaaGAACATTGTTGATCCAATTTGAATTTGGTCAAGTTGGATATGTTTTGTGTAAGCCAATATATTGCCCTTAATGTTATTTGATACTAGTTATCTATAAAAGTTCTACACAACAGGTCTATTGGAAGGATATTAATAAAGTACATCATAATTACTAAAATTCCTCTCTTTTACTGTATAGCATAAGATGCTCGTCTACTCTTGTCCATCTTCTCGAATTTCAACATTATTTCTAATTCTAAAAAGTTTGCTTTCTGCAGACATTACTAGCAATATAACAGACCTTAAAATCCCCTTTCTAAACTGCTGTTCAGCTACAAATCACCGCATTTATGTCCAATAAACCCAGCCTACTAATGATGTAACTGAATATAActttatagccctttgaatatGCGGTCTACATCTTGATTAGCCTAGGTTTCATGCAGACAGTTGAAaacctagaaaaaaaaatattcgtCAATGTATTTACATAATTTTCTCGTCATCTCTTAATAAATTAAGTTTTTCCCTGCAGCTGCTTCAGATTAACTTTTACTCTAGAAAGAACTGAATTGAACCTTATCATAACAAATGGACTGCAAAAGATTTATTATAACAATAAAAAAGTTAGCGAAACAAAAACATATTGTTCCAAGAAAGGTGATAAGAAAGTAGTTCCTCACTATCTCAATACAACAGATTAGCAGGCAGGAACATAGAACTCAAATAAGAATTACATACGAAGATGTTTAAATAAGATAATGTCATTAATCTGTAGTATCAACAATAACCATAAAATTAAATGCGTCATCACAATCCTGTCTCCTGATTTTAAAGGCAAAATCCGAATGTGAATTTCTTAAAACATCCATCCAGACAACAAAACAAAGCAAACAAATCCAATTGCATTTTTGGCAGCAAGACGTATTACCAACTTCGGATCATTACTGACATTTTCTtttaacttcattttccatttaaAGATctaaatgacttgttacaactGATATCTTTGATCTCGCTATTCAATGCAAAAACCATAAACACTACCAACTGTTTCATCACAGACTGCCCCATAAGTCACCGCATATTCAAttgaaaaattataaacaaAAAGATAATCCTTCTATACACATCATAACTTAATTCTCCTACACTATACAAAAGCATTCGAGCACAATGACAACAAGTAATTTAGGCAGTATCATATAGCAGCAGTGATACTAATTCATCTAAAATAGCATAAAACACACTCACTAATAAGTTATGACGCTGAATTGCTCATCAAAGATTCAAATTCTTTATCCAACAACGATCCAACGCTCTTAGCATCAAGTACTTTCAACAGTGTGATCCCTTTAACCTTCCCCTTATCAGTACCATTCTCCACTACATCAACAATCCCATCAAAAACATCAAATCCCATTTCACGAATGGTTTTAGCAATCTCCTCTCCACCACATTGCACCAATTTCAACATCGCAGAAACTGCATTTTCCTTAGTCCTAATACTCGATCCCGTGGAACTGTCCAgcaaatcaattaaaaccctcACCCCAGAAACATTCCTAAATGCCTCCCAACTCTCCTCACACCCTGCAATCTGTGCGATCACAGCCGTCGCATCCTCAACAACGCCAACTCTACCATCCTTACACACCAAAGAAAACAGAGCTGGCACAACTCCAAGCCCAATCAACCCAGCCCGATTCAGCGGATAAAGTGCAATTCCAAACAACGCTTTCAACCCATCCTTTATGCTCCGAGAAGCAGAATCGGGTCTTCTAATCATCTCCACCAGCCCAAACAGAATATCCCTCTTGTGCCCAATAATCGAACGGTAGGACTCAACCATCAACAAGCTATAGAGCGTACCAGCAGCGCACTGGGCAGCGAAGGGACAGGAGGGGTTGAGGAGAGCGTGCGATAGCGCATCGAGGACGCCGCGAGTGGACATCAGCTGATCCTTAGACGAAATGGATAGGTTGTGGAGAGTGGCGGCGGCGTTTTCTTGAATGACCTGCGCTGGGGAGTAAAGGGCCTCGGCTATATAGGAGATGGCGGCAGAATCAGCATCGGCAATGATGGGCCGGCTGTCGGGATCATTTTTCGAGATCAACCGGAGCTCGGAGAGGGCTTCAACTCGAATTTGTTCGGAGACGGAACCTAATTTTGTTACTAGTTCTTTCACAGCTCGTCTCTTTACCTCCATTTCGACTTCGGTTTGATCTCTCTTCAATACAATTGAATTTCGATCCGGCTGAGTTGCAATTTGCAAGTAGGAATAGCCTTTCAATTTTGACCTTTATGGAATTGTCTGGGGAATAGGGTCTCATGGCCTCGTGGGAAAGTTGGATTGGGGTTTTTATTAGTTTTGAGTGGAATGGTTATGGGACTTAGACTGCATGCCAGAAAGCACGACTTCGCTTATTACTGGGGACACAGTCACACAAACAAAAGAAGGCGTGAAATCGATGACAAGCCCCggaggatagagagagagacCAGGCTAATCCAATTTAGATTGGATATCAAACAcatataaatacatatataaatacTAGTTTTTGGGCCCTGCGCTTGGGGTTGTTGGATTTTATTGTGTGATGGGGCTGTTGGGGGTGGTAAATTTTATTATGTGTTGGGGGCAGCTTGCGTTAACTAATCTTAGCTGCAttgtttataatatatatatatatatatatatatatatatatatatatatatatatgtctattATATATAAAACTAGTTTTGTACCCATTCGTTGAATGGGAATtgtctaaaaataataaattatttagtgtagttcataaaaatatttgcataaaatacaaacttattgtataatctattataGCCTTTCTTAAATACattgttattcaaaaatagtcttataatgtaaatttaaacatctaattcagtgattaataaattcaaaaatgcaaaaaaaaaaaaaatcgacaatatgataacattcaaaaacttgaaaataggAAATATCAAATCTTGGCTGATCTTctgtaaacaaaagaatggcTAACCCGTTAccaaaacatcaattttggtaCTTAATATAAATGGCTTAAAGATTaatgtgaaaaaaaagaagccgAATGAAATATTAATAAAAGATAAGAATTCAGAATCAATCAAGTCATAGGAACACAGCAACCTTCTAAATATGTTCATGGCTAATAGAAACCAAAACGAAAACATAAGATGTATTTTGCTATTAAgtcaaaaaacataaaaaaatctaaatagtCTGATGTATATTGCATGACGTGAACTGCTGTATGACAATGAACTTGATGTCTTGCCATTTATGTAATCAGTGACACCTTCTTGTTCTTTAGAAACTTTCTACCAAAGTCTaaaagaaaacattgaaaattgcacaaaatttttttaaccccagaaacctagaaaataaaaaaaaaattaatatgttGTTGAAGAtaattaataaattgtcaaaggCAATTAAAAATCGTGtgaaaacacatagttcaaaaGGCCACTTTTAAATCACTAACCAAAAAAGCAATATGTGTTCTACTTGAATTGAAGAGTGAATCCATAAATTGAAATAacaaattaattacaaaaaccAGAAATAAAAACCAAACTGTAAGTTTTgaaaacttagaaaattcaaattcaatgacCTAACTATGAAGAAAGTGTAGGAAATTACAGACCACATACAGCGAGTATAAATAAAGTCCAAATGCGGTCTTTGCATTGAAGGGAATAAAAACGAAGTTCCAAATCCGGTCCTTGcattgaagtaaaaaaaaaaaaaactttccaaaaatattGTGGAAAAGTGTAAACATCTACACTGCTTGATAAAGTGATGAGTAATAGATCTATAACCATATATATGAGTAAAAATGTAGAGCATCTTCGATAGCGATAATCTGATAAAGATAAACTAATATTTGAATTGATATTTCGAACTTTTGAGTTGAAAATAAGAGAGAGTTAAAAacataattcaaaattatttatactaatCCCCATGAAATTTAGGCTTGACGATTAAggttaaggaaaaaaaaggtgagAGAATGTAAGAGATAATTATGGAAGAATTATCTAGAATTGTAATGtcaagagaaaaaagagggaTAGAATAGCGTAGGTTATTAGGGGGTTAACTCATAGAGCGCGTTGCACCTACTTGCTGTCAATAAGCCACGTAGGAAAGAAATAAACTAAAAGGATAAGGATAAGGATGAgaatacgactttattatatatatatatatatatatgattggaattttttcttttccataaattTCGTGCTATGCACTATGTCTTGATAACGcacttaataataaaatttattaagaatCCTATTAGGAAACTACTTGTCGTCTCATTAAGCcacgtaggaaagagaaaaCATGAAAGGATAAGAATGAGgatacgactttattatatatatatatgatttattcTGAATGTGTAAACTATTAGTTATAGCAAAACAGTTTCTTGATGAAAATACTTTATTATCATGTATACCAGTATTATATGTTTTATTTAACATTTCAATATGCATAGCCAAAGCAGCTATATTACTTTGAActacaaaaaaataatatttttaaaactttattaGCATCCTCGGATCTAACAAACAAAGGATGAAAACAAATGGCTTACAGAAAGCTgcaaaaaatcaatcaaagacCATCCTATTAAATCAGCATACATATTGATCATTAGTTatttacaaataaataaatattaggGTAAAAAATCTTAGTGGCTACTAAACTATTGGTCAGATTATATTTTGGTTATTAAACTATTTTTCGTTAGTAATTGACCATTAAACAATTTAATAAGTAAATTTGTGATCATTTAGTCGATAATTGCTTAGTAAGTGTGTAATTGAATCAACAAAAACCAAGAAACAAATTAAGCATTATATATATACCCAGGTAATATACACACAACAAAGAATATGTACAGACAagaagcaagaaacaaaaagatGGTATACCGAATAGAATAGATAAAGAAGAAACAGTGTATATATATCCAAAAACATCATGATAGATATTCACGTGACTAATGACTAACTACCATATCAAACAAAACACCACACCAGTATGGACAGCTATAAAACAAGCTTTAACTCTTTACATTGTTCATTCATCAAAGCTTTCTTACGGTAGTATGGACGCCATTCTATCAGGTATGTTTTTGTCTAAGTTCTTACTCCTTCAATAACAATCTATATATAAGACTAcactaaatagaaaaaattgtaTTATACTTACTGAAAACCTGATCATCCACAGATACTGCTTCGTCGACAAGACATCAGATTGAAGACCCAGCTCCAAAATTATGCTTTGTAATACGGCAGAACAGCACGTTGAATCCGGTACACTCATTCAACCGATATTCATAATTGTTTTGTGAGAAATGTTTGACATAAGTATATGACTTTATGATATTTACAGAAAATTCCAATGTCGTTCTTTAATGCCATTCAACAGCAAATTCAAACAACAATATTTCTCAAGCATGGACATAGGGAATGGCAAATCCAACTACAAGGACGAGATTTTACAGTTGGGTGGAATGCATATATAATGGataaaaatatacaaaactattatctaattttatttttatatgatAAAAAAACATTTTTGACACAATAATATTTAATGAACACCAATTCCAAAATTATCTACAACAACAAACACAAATCCATCTGCTATGAACAGAGGTAAGACCATTTTTCTGTACAAAACTATGAACTCTTTTCATAATTAAATGTTTGCTAACAATTTTATCCATCCATCCATTTCAGACCCAGCTGAATGTCCAGCAATACATAGAACCTATTTCTCATCATTAAGCCCAACTTTCACCAAACACTGACGAAAAACATAGCTTTCTATCATGTATACTCGATCAACGATAGACTTCAATTGGTAACTTTGCCATTTTTTACTACATTCATAATACAGAATCTTTCACAACATAAAACACATCATATACACTAAGActatttccaaatttttttgcAGAAAATCCCCAAACCCTTGAGGCAAGGAATAAATCCAGAACGGACACCAGTTCTTAAGCTCACTACAGGCTGCAAAACCATTTCAACGATCATAGAAGGGAAATATATCACAGACAACTGGAATGTCTTTACCGAGGAACATGATATGAAACCAGGCCACATTATTGTATTTCTTGCCACTGCAAAAGCTGAATATACAGCCTTGATATTCAAAAACACCAACGTAGAAAGAATATATCCTTGGTACCACTGTCATTATACTTGAATGACTACAAAATTCAGATATGTATTCACCTATAATAGGTGAATAGACAGAGCTGTTGGTATAATAGGTCATGGATCTATATATGTTCACAGAATTTGCAGGCAGAGAGGTGAAAATATCTGGAACATATTGTACCAAAAGATATGCTATAAATGTATTAACAGAGATGGTGCACTGTTGGTTTAAAGGAGTCATTTTTTATACGACATTAGATTCTTAACGATGTTCAAAAAAGTTGCAGTTAGAGATACAAAAGAGCTGGAACAGATTGTACCAAAAGATATGGTCTAAAGGTATTAACAGAGATTATGCAACGTTGGTTCAAAAGAGCTATTTTTTAGATGGCATTACATTGTTAACCTTGTTTTGGTTGTTTGCTATCTTTTTCAGGTTCCAGTTCTAGCTTGCGTTTAGCAGAAGATGTTGGTGTGCATCTGGTGTCTGTGGTAGTGATTTCAGAATCTCTCAGCTTTGAAGTTGGTGTTGGTTCTATCTTGTTGCTTGGAGTTTcagcaaattatttttcaaatgtCAAATATGTGATGGATGGACTTGTGACAATGCTGATGGATGATTCTTCATGTGGGTTAGCTTCAATTGCAGCGAGAGGTTGTTGGGAGACAGCAACATATGAGGAGAGAAAGAAGCTTGGCAATCCCTGTGGAGTGGAACGGTTGGAGCTGGTCCTTATTTGGCAATAGACAGGTTCTGGAAAGAGTCTATCATTGAttgtttgaattggaattgtttGTCCTTGTTGAGGAGAATAAGAGAAGAGAGTTTTTTGGGTTATTGTATATATTTGTGAAGTATTGTAAAAATTTGCTTGTGTAACTTAGTGATTCTCACAAATGATATTTGGTCATAGATTTGTCTTGTTGTGAGCCCAATTATGTTCTCAGCGTAATTGTCTTGGACAAATGCATCCAAATGAGCTGAATCATCAGATATTTGGACAAATAGTCCGGCCCTGTGTTAGAGAATTTTCGAGTGTGTTAGGGATGAGAAGTAATATAGTAATGTAGACGGAGATGTATAATAGGAAAATGATATGTTAATATATGAAAATGGATAATTGTAGATTTGTGTGTTTACAGAAACATTTTTAGATGGATAGAtagatatatgtatatatagatgtagagatatatatatatatatatatgtaagtatGATAAATAAGAGGTCTTTTTTGCTGTGAATGGGATAATGACTTACTTGGGGATAGGTTTTGTTTGACTCTTGTTACAATTGTGGCATGAGAATTCAAAGTCCATAGGTGCAT
This portion of the Coffea arabica cultivar ET-39 chromosome 2e, Coffea Arabica ET-39 HiFi, whole genome shotgun sequence genome encodes:
- the LOC113732531 gene encoding U-box domain-containing protein 4-like, with the translated sequence MEVKRRAVKELVTKLGSVSEQIRVEALSELRLISKNDPDSRPIIADADSAAISYIAEALYSPAQVIQENAAATLHNLSISSKDQLMSTRGVLDALSHALLNPSCPFAAQCAAGTLYSLLMVESYRSIIGHKRDILFGLVEMIRRPDSASRSIKDGLKALFGIALYPLNRAGLIGLGVVPALFSLVCKDGRVGVVEDATAVIAQIAGCEESWEAFRNVSGVRVLIDLLDSSTGSSIRTKENAVSAMLKLVQCGGEEIAKTIREMGFDVFDGIVDVVENGTDKGKVKGITLLKVLDAKSVGSLLDKEFESLMSNSAS